One Primulina eburnea isolate SZY01 chromosome 4, ASM2296580v1, whole genome shotgun sequence genomic window, AATCCCTATTCTGTACCATCAGTTAAGTTCTTGTTGGGACACACATAGTACCGTCGAAACAAAAAATGCTGTATCTGCTATGAACTTGGTCATCAGATACGTAGATCACTCCAGTTCGGCTCTTGGGGACTTGGTAGCAGTGCTTCATGATCGTCTTACTAATGCTGTAGCTGATTTGATGGTGACATTACTTAGTTTGAATTAAATCATTGTATTTGTATCATGAGAGACTTAATTTCTTTTTGAGACGATTtatttttctccaacttctATATTGTAGGTCCCAACATGGAGCCCAGTCGAAATGAACACCGTACCAAATGCAGCTCGAGTAGCGGCATATAGGTTTGGCACAGCGCTTCGATTGATGAGAAACATGTGCTTGTGGAATAAAATTCTTTCTGTGCATGTGCTGGAGAAGATTGCTCTTGACGAACTTTTGTGTGGCAAGATTCTTCCACATCTTCACATCATACATTCTAATATTCATGATGCAATCTTCCGATCGGAGAGAGTCATTTCTTCAATGAATGGAGTTTGGGCGGGTCCTAGTGTTACTGGGGATCGGAGGTATGATAAATATTGTTATTCAGATTTGCTTGAAGTCTTTTTCCGAATTGTTAAGACTGGATAACTTGTCAGGATCGTTCGATTTTATAATAGcatcttttttttctttctccttttgtttttttgtttttggtcTCGTAGCCGAAAGTTGCAGGCTTTGGTGGACTATTTGCTGTTGATTGGGAAGACACTGGAGAAAAAGGTTGGCTCTGGCAACATGGAAACAGAAACTGGTAAACTCGTTAGACGGTTGAAGAAGATGCTGGTGGAGCTGAATGAATACGACCATGCAAGAGCTTTATCAAGAACGTTTAATCTCAAAGAGGCACTCTGATCTTATCATCGAGACCTATACAATTTTGACAATAGTAGAATTATAATTATGGCTTCTTCCTCTATTGGTGATTCTAAACATATGCTTGTAGTAGCTAGCAAGCATCCTCGACGAGTTCGTTGACACGAGTGTATTAATGTTTTTTCTTGAATTAATCAATCTGATAAGCAGCTGTGTTCTTGTTTGGAAGCAGTTTCatgattttatttgatttggTTTTGGTGCTCTATTGCCCAAGAAGGGGTGGTTAAGAAAAAATGTTACatcttattttcttttaaaaatattcaagatcATAATGTTGTAATCCTAGAATGTCAGAATTTACGGAAGGACCTAAAAACGTAGGGCAAAAATCTACACATTCGAGTAGCGGAGATAAATCAAAAGATGTTAGGACTTCGTCAAAAGATGTTAGGACACGATGACTCGATTAGTGGAGCACATAAAATGTTGTGTACGACAAAAGAATAGGCCCAACTACTGTAGTGCTGGATACGAGCAACAATAGAAGCTGCCATAGCAAATACAGTGTCGTACAACAAAAGAAGATACCTGGCTACAGTAGTGGTGGATACGAACAACAACAGAGCTTCCATAGCAAATTGAGATGGGCTAGTATTGGACACCACTGCATTAGATGCATCCCTTTCCATATTCAATGGACGCGGAAGATGTGCAATGAAGCATGTCTTCCGTGCTTGCGTGGGTTACTCGCCCCTCTAAGGGACGAGGAAAAAGCACGCGGAAAGATCTGAGTGCGATGGATATAGCGTGCTTTGCATGGAGACTCTCCGTGCAGTGATGTgtgctttttattattatttttatataatgaaATCAATGCCTACCatcagaaatttgaaaataaatttaaaaaataaaaatgaatagtTTAAAGATCAATTACCGGATCTTACCCAAcctttaagttttttttttttttcaaaaaatatatttaaaaatcaaaaaaattaggaaaaaattatttttttaaattatgaaaaataactAACAACCATATTTTGAAAATCCGATCATAATCCTATAAATTGACATCATTTACACTTTTAAAAAATCACaaattttttctatttttattttaaaaatcaaagtttcttcaacttttatttcattttccaTCCAAATACGAAATGAATCAACGGAGAAATGATGATATTAATATTCCTTCACTAATTCTTCTCATTTCAATTCTCAATACTCCGACAACCAAATGTTAAACTTTATGTTCAACTAATCTCAATTCTCCCAAAATCTCAATGAAGTTTCTCCTCCAAACCAAAAAAGAAAGGGTAGAAGTTGTTGTAGACGATTGGGTGAAAGCGTCACAAGAAAACATTGGATGAAGACCAAAGATGAACGCCCGCAAAGGCATGGTGCAACGCTTGACATTTGGTAATGATCAAAGCAACACTAGTTTTTAGGAATTGGTTTGGAAGGAATATAACAATGAGTTGTCAAATGGATGGAAAGTACGTACACGAGACAACTTGAGCAACATTTCACAGATGTTAATGTTGCGAAACAAGTGTCTCctttccaaaataaaataaatgaacTAATAACATCcaactaaagtgaaatttgctAAATTTCACTTTATGCCTACGCTCAAACAGTTATCGAGCAAGTATGGGGAATCTCCTCCGAAGAGAAAGCTTGGTTAATGTTGAGAGAGGAACCAAAATAGAAGATATGCTCTTGCAAAAAATTTAAAGGAGTTTCGACGAATGTTATTAAGAAATTGGGCAAAATTTAATACGAATGTTTCGACGATGGTGAATCTTTTCCACCTCTTTTCTCCACAGCTTCCGATACATCCACCGCCGATGAAGGAGACGTCGTGCAACAATTGGGCAAAAACTGTTAGACCAATGGGAAGGAAGACATTAAAAAAGACCATGAAAAGAGAATGATCGAAAACTCCAAAGATTGTGGATTTTTTCCAAGAAATAAAACAAGGAGAAACACAATACTATGAAAAGGAATATGTGAAGATTGCTCtagcataaaaacattttacaaaagctgagaaaaataagaaaatgaaGTGAGAAATGAGGTTGAGGGAGCAAGTAAGACAGAAGATAGAACAAGAAAATTTGATCATTTCTTAAACGATTCAAttagtaatttatttaattcataGTTTGTTctatttaattatttgtaattttttaaattgcGTGTAAGTTTTTAGATTATGTGTATTTTTCTAATCAtgtgtaatttttaattattaatcatgCATTTTTTTCTAACATGTATACTTTTATAACTTTAATTATGCTTCAATTTTTCTGTTTTTAATagtaaattattaaattgataaaaaaaGTTATTAAATATGATACAAAATTAATATAACAATAtaatctctgcaatataattTCACCATTGTAGAAATATATAATGAAGTTATCAATATTAATATTAGAATAAGATGAAGTTACCAACTTCATTTTACCAACTTTTTCGCACCATTGAACATACTTTAAGGCCTTCTTGAACGGCCAACAACTCTGCCATGTGAACTAATCTCTCAATCTTTAATATAATAGTTTTGCATTCATGCGTTACACATATTATATTTGGTGTATAATATAATGATAAAAAGTTTGAGAGTATTAAATTTTGAGTTtgtaattaaaacataaaacaaaatctaacttgatattgattaaaacaaaaacaaatgtgaaaaaatattattaaaattttgaaaaacttttgtaATTACAAAATTTGTCGTTGAGTTTCTTTGGTTGCTGTTATTATCACATATTGAAATTTTAAGACCCTATGATTTGTAACTCTGGATACAACAATGTACAATTTACCATTACTGAAGACGCGTTTCCTCAAAATAAAGCCCCAAATGTGATAATAATTGCCCCCGACTTTTATTAATTGTCATTGCATCTGAAACAATTAAGGGAaattgttttgatttgaactgGAAATGAAGTCTTGGATCAGATGAGTTAATGACATTCTTGGAATAAGCATTTCTTGACCCTCGTTACtcccataaatatttttttcctcAAAAACATAGTTTCCGAGCCTCGTGACAATCAATCTAATACTGTTGCATAATCCAAGATAATGATATATGTCCTGCAACAACATAACATGAGTTCCAACCTTCAAATTTAACTTGTGGTTCGGAACTCCAAAACATCTAATTTAATTTAAGAATTCTGGAATATAGACATAGTTCAACATATCAACATTTCTGTCTGAATAACACGCCGAATCAAAACTTAATACAACCTTCCGTCTAAATTTTTCATTAATATCATGTATTAATTTATGGACTGAACAACATCTGGAATCGTTGCCAATATAGCTCTCAGTTGAAAGAATGATGAACCACTTACTGTGCTACCGATCAATGGATATGTATTCTCTACGATTTTTGTGATAGGGTCTTTGAAATCTTTAATCAACAATTCATTTGGAATACCAATAATCATATATCTTTCTTTTGATTCTTTATTCTTATGTCTCTTGTATTTGCAATCCAATATGAAAAATCTCTTAATTTCATCATCTCTTTCATCAGAAGCCAAATTATAAAGACACATAGTATTAGTCAATCTTATAACTGTGTAGTGCCTCCACAAATATCGAATTAATAGTGGCATGAAAAATATCTTGTATAATGTCCTTAATCTATCAAAAAATCTCCTCCGAACACAACTGTTTTTCGTCCAAAAGAGAAGTGAAAGCTTGAAGGATTTGCAAATCTGATTATGTCACGCATGCTTCTGTATAatgattcaaaaaaaaaaaacttgttcATCATTGGAGCCTTATCCTATATGATCAATTTGGATTTCACAATAAGTTCTACAAGATGACTCCCTTATTTGATATTGCACGTTTACTATTCATTAGGATTGAAAGGAATTGTAAAGCGAGAATGAGCAGCAAGCAGAAGAATAGATGCAATATCACTAGACGCCAcgtttaatataatttttctcTTCGATCTCAAGGATGATGGATAAAGTCTTCCATACGAATGTTTTTCCAGTACCTCAGTAACCATATACAAAGACACTCTACCTTGGTTTGATTTAACTGTAGCCATTCTTCTATCAAACCGCAACTCATCATGTAGTAACTTGTTTCGTGAAGACTAAAAATACTGATTGTTGGGAAATGACACTGACAAAAATCATGTACATTCTTTCGTGAACTTCGCAAAATCTTCTCGATCTCCACTAATGCATAATTTCTAATTTCATCATCGTTTAATTGCAATTCTGTAAAAGAAGtaataacattaaaaataatataaaaatgtaaaaaaaatcaCATTGATACTTGGTGTTTACCTCGGTGTTTCAACAAGTTACGTTGTCCGTAGAAAATATCATCTGATAAATATGTCCAACATGACTCTCAAACTACTTCTGGTCAGCTATTGCAATCCAATGACAATAAGGTAGCAAAAAGAACTCTCATTGACTGTACGGAAGCCCATTGAATTTTCCCGACAATACTAtcagggtgtgtttggttgatgtgattaaataaggatagatgaataatcacatacttatctaatgtttggttaaaattttaagatatattaataatcattttgacccggtttaaaacctaattttatgattaattatttgattattaatctAACAAATTAAGTGGGATAAATTATCAACACACCACAAATTACATTTTTATCCTCTTATCTcttatgaaaataaatatttattaatatctaatttattatttttaatgagtaccgtaatattttcaaatatatttctaataattatatttaaattaattttaataaacataaattataattataaatatttaattatctatttaattattttaagaatatttataattatttaaaaaaacaataatattataatatcactaaactttatttaacattaaaatCACCATACTATTAATCcatatatttcattttttgatcactctaattattaataatttatttatcctATCACACGTACCAAACGGAGCCTCAATATACTCATTGTCATCGTTTAACCGTCCTAACCCATAGCCATTTTTAgtatatgtttaaaatttgggctTGAGATTTCATTACTAATTTATTGAAGCCCATCGTTAGTAtcattaaataaatcatgtccAACAAAGTTATAAGCCCAATAAATAAAGCCCACTATGCTAGCCAATTTCCCATAATGATGTACTTGGGTGCGGTATAAACTCAACCCGCTCCAGTTCGAATCCACATTCCAATAATATTACATAAATACCTCATAGAACAACTATCAAGGAAACTATTCAAAACccaaaaaacacacaaaaggaaaataaaaaaaGGTTAATTTTTAGAGTAAATTTTTTAGAGGGACCTGTGTTCAAGGATATTCAAATTTGTTCTTTGCCCTTTAACAGTACTCCCTGAAGTACCATACCCATTGCCGTTACACTTCATTACTGCTTGAAGTGCTTCTTGAATTGAGCTAACGCATAATGGCTGACGGTGCTGCTCAAAACCACTGCTGTCATTTTTTGAATCTTGATGATCTTCCTCACAAGTTATGTATAGAACATTCTTAACTCGACCTCCGAGTGTAGTGATTTCGGCTTTTACTGTTCTTAACCTCAAAGATTTTAGAGTCTTGATTAGGTCAGGTAAGAGGTCAGACCGGTCTTCGCAGCAGATCGAAGCTTTGATCACTAGTTTACCATCTTTATCTGGTGCATTATGAATTATTATTTCATCGGTTTCGGATGGAACTGGAGTTGCTCCTTGTATTAGGGAAGTTTGGCGTTTTAGCTCCTTCACTTGTTCGACCACTTCTGCTAACAATGAAGCTTTGTCTGTCTAAAAAGCACAACACATTATATTGAAATAAAAGTTACAGAATAGATGTTTGTCATGTAACCTTTGTACCACCTTTTGTTATTATAGAATCTGTTACAAGAATCCAATGAGTGAAGCAGAATATGTATCGGCTAAAAAATTTTACACTAGCATGTAGCGGATAAAATGAAAATCCCATATCACATATTTTTCAttagaatcaaattgctgaccTCATGTTAGATATTGTCGAGTCACGTCAATATCTaatgaaaaatgattaaaattgaaaaataatggACTACATATGTGAATTGATGGATAAAAAACTTTTATATTACAAACTAAAAATGAGATTCTCCATTTTTCTAAGTAAATGTTGATGCTGGAGTTGGGAAACTAGGCATAGTAGGTATAATAAAGTGTGAGAATGAGCCGAATTACTGACAAGAATGTTTCTTTGTCTGtccgatttatttttattttaaatttcgtTTCTTTTAAGATCCATTGCATAGAATTTTTGACTGCAAATTAAATCCGGCAGGAAATTTCAGACAAAGCTTTTGGACTGGTTCAAGGATTCTCTTTATCGTATAAAACTGAGAGATGTGACGCCTGTTCCCTCTCCTCGCCCCATATTCCCTTCCCTTGGAACTACCATTGGgaatcaattacatcaatataaaagatgaattaaataaattttaaaatcaccCATTAATGTAGCATTTGAACCAAGATAAATTGAAGTACTCCGTCGGGGAATTCATAAGCAGCACAAAGCCATAAACTAGTTCAAGTTGCTTGCTACACCGAGTTTGTGTCGCATAAAGAAAAAAACTTATTTATTGCATTCTTTTAATGTCTTCTTCTGCAGTAATATTCATTAATCATGTTCTTCGTATATGTATTGATCGGATAATGGACATGTATAATTTAATATGACATATGTTAACCATCTATTCAGAATGCCGAACGAAGTTACACTAAATATAAATATCTGCATTGCTAATGCTCATAAACTACATCCACTCATCATGCTGATTTCTGTACTAAAAAAGTGTCATTTTTTGTCTAGATTCTTCCATTTTTTGTGTCACATTAAATATCCCCAACTAAACCTGTGTCTCAAAGTATTTTAACTAGAATCTTGCGACATGTTATATATAGTCTGAAAATTTTTTGAACCCACAAAAGATGACATAGAATCAAGCTCCAAGATTTGTATGAAATCCGATAAATAAAGATAGAAAGAGTTAACGAAATGTGGGATTTAAATGCTTACTTTGATGGTGTTAGGAAGTAAGCTTCTGAGCTTAGCGAGATGATTATTGATCCTTTCTCTACGTCTCCTCTCAGCTTCACTGTGGCTTTTAGAGGCTGCAAGAGCCTTTGCATCCATGATTTCTCGAGTATTCATTTTCTGTAGATCGGCTTGCAGCCCAAAAGGGGCCGAGTTGGGGTGCACCATTTGGGTTACAGATTCGGAAATAAGCCTCATTCGACGGTCCGAAACCTCTCCACAGTATCCAAATTGTAAGCTGGAACCTCTCCCGTTTAAAAAACCGCCAAATGATGGTGGTGGGTGGAGATGAAACGGGTCGATATCAGAGCCCGAAAAGTCATCAACCTGGTTGAAAATGTGAACCGGAGAAATACATGGCATGACTTGTGATAGCTTAGCAAAAGCTAGGGTTGATCCTCCGACTCCAGTATATGCATCCGTTCCATTTTCTTGCTGCATTtctagaaaaaaaattatagatcTTGAGTTTTGAAACCCTCAGAAACGTTATTAGACACAATATACATCCCttgagataaattaatattttcttgattttcGTCTTTCTTCTTCTTGTCATTCATAATATATCAAACCCCTCAAAAATTGAACACCCTTAGCTCGGTTTATAAATGTGCTATAGTACTGTGTAAATTGGATTTAGATATATTATCTAATTCTTTTGTTGTCAAAAGTTACAATTTAGGTCACAACTCAAACCAACTTTAGGGTTGACTCATGATCGCACCATCTTTCTTTCACATAAACAAAGATAAAAAGAGAGAATATGCGAAGGGAAAGGATCAAGAAATTACTTGGGATCTACTTTGGCATGGGGGGAGCAAAAGGAAGTAAATAAAGAAAGGGATGTACTAATATAGACATACCTTTGTTTTGTGATGCAAGCTGAGGAAGATTGTTTTCCTCTCTTAAGTTAAAACTTTTTTCTCGTTTCTCCTCGAGCCCTTTTTCTTTCTCCCTTCTCTGTCCTCACTCATGAATGCAACCTTTTCCTTTGGTGGGTTCATCACTTATGAACTTCAAAATTTTAGAAACATGTTCATCAATTACGaacaggtctcttgtgagacggtcttacatgtcaattttgtgagacataaattctatttgggtcatttattgaaaaatattaatttttacgtcaaaattattacttttataGTAAAATATGAGCAAtaaggttgactcgtctcacgattaaaaatctataagaccgtctcacaagagacctactcttgatTCTTAGCTTCTGGGTGAGGATAAATTCTCTCAGTCCCCCCTGTACGAACACAATAGAACAAGCAACACAAAGATTATGGAAACCGAATTAAAAAGTAGAAAATCGTAATTATGTCTGTGATGATGAAAGTAAAAATGGTTTTAGCAGTTTAATTATAAGCTAGTTTGTATAAGAGTCAAATTAACGCTAAGtttgttttatataaaaaatgatATGACATACAATATATTTCATTACATCTAGAATCCCTCATCACTTAATGAAatctataatttttttcaaaaatttatatatacttTTTATAACTTTTACCATTACCTATTGGTATTTCCACTCCAACCCAATGGAATAATTGTCTTGAAAGTTGAAACACACTCTTACCCTACTGCCCTACATTTAAATTCCACTCATCGCAAGCTTCGCTTTGTGCTTTGCTTACCGTTTTTGTCTCTACGTACACATGCAATAGCTATATGTACAGTTTTTTTTAtggaatattattattattataattattatcaaTACTTTTAGTTTTtaagaaagaaaatattaagtcAGATGGGAAACAAACGAGACAAAATCTGTCTGACGCAGAGATTAATGCATGTGATGTGTTTCAATTAGGGGTTTACAAATTCTAGGTTCAATCAAGAAAACTAACTTAACagatcaaaatcaaaattttggtTCGATTGGTttggaaaaatatttaataataataataatttccgTTAGTAGGTTCTGTTTCGATTTTAAATGTAAAAAATCTGTTAAACCAATTAAATCGATAATTTGtctatataattattattgaaCCGGATTTTATactgttttattttttagtgggctttaaaaatataagaaaaaatCGGGCTTTGATCAAAatctaattttattattataccaTTATAGTTATTCAATATTTATTGTTTTATTCTAGTGTTTGAAATTATTAAAACTAGACAAATAGTGTAATTTTTTTAGATAAAAGcctattttttttaagaaaaatacgGTTCGGTTTAATCGATTATAATGACTAACATTGATCGGTGGTTTGGTTGATCGAATAAAATTTGATTTGTTCGATTTCGATTTTTTCGGTTGGAACGGGTTTCACACCCCTAGTTCCAATCCAATGACAATGACCACAACACTATTATTATGTTTTTGGAGTGTGAAGTCATTCCAATTGAGACGAACTCATCATATATAATGCACTCCATATTGGCTGATAAAAAAAGAAGACAAACCCTTTTGGTCCCCATTTTCTTTATGCACTATTGATTTTGTTATTtaaattatcacacatttccgaGGTAATATGTGTTCATGATGACATCAATATCACGCTGTCATGACGTATTTTCGAGATTGCACAGTGAGGGAGACATTTTGGTGTTATTACATTCTTAAATCACAAGGGTTTATGCTTAGTGGATGAAGTAATGTGGCTGTGTCCTGCCCCATTTCTGCTTGTTGAGTCACTAAACAGAAATATAGTAGTAATTTTCTTCAGGTCTCTTTGCAATCAAGGGAAACCAACTCAGTTTCCATCACTTTGATTAAGTCTTGTCTAGTTCGCCGGCTATAAATCCATGCTCGAGAATGTTGATCCCAGTCGAATCTAGACGGACCACTGCAACGAAGAACCAATGTTAAACACTCAACCGTGCTACACAGGTTCAACGCACAGTGCACATTCGGCCTTTTTTTTAGCTAAACAATTAATGCATCTATACTTAACAATATTAGAAATTTCAAAACCTGCGTCCTCCTGAAAGAGATCTGCCTCGTTGTCATAAACAATACGGTATCAAGAAACAGAATAGATATACTCCGCAAAGAGTCAACATGGTGCTCTTACCATTTGAAACTGGGAAACTTCTGATAATGAGTGATATAGGCCAATCCCAACAATCTAATTCCACATTGATCTCTTGGTTTCAAGAGTACTATAAGGTTTAAATTAATAACTCGAGGCAATATATGTTCTTAGCTTGCATGATTAATTACAGTTATAAGCTTCAGACTTAATAGAACAAAAAGAAATGCCTCTCCTTTTTTTTTACTAGGAATTGCTTGTCTTTGACTACAAGAAATATCGCACGACAAAATGAGGCTCCATCAGCAAAGTCAACTTGAAGATTGATTGAAACAGTTTGCGCTTGGTTTCACTGTTCATTTTAGTGGGCGACTTGTGCGTCAAGATTCGAAGTTTCATTATCATATATCTTCAAGCATGGTTTTGTCATGCTTATAGGACTGAGGTTAAAAAAACAGGTGATATTGAGCTGAATCCCAAGAAGCTTGGTTAATTTTCATTCCTTCTCGCTAGGACTATGCGCGTGCGTTGCACGTGAGCAACTAAATTGCTGAAAATATGAGTacgaaattttgataatatttaaatgaattaaaatatggCTAATAGCATTTACTAATTGAAACAAATCAAACCACAAAGTCAAAAATCACGACCATAGACGGTATATGAATTGGAGAAGTTATCTTATCCACATGACACACTTTTCAATATActtcttggttgattttgataattcaacaactctttgtcgtagtttgttatGATATACATATAACCATTTTGGTATACTCATCAAGTATATGATCGTCTTTAACatctattatgttatttaaaatCCTCATCTGAGATCTGACATGCTCGTAGTTTACTTCCCTATCAGGATGTTTTTTTGGTTTTCTACATTGTTTTTATCCAATAATCTTATTttccaaatatttattttattgttgaatgatTTTTCAGTTTTTGACAATTATCAACTATAActcataagaataaatgttgttTTTAGTCGTGATTGGTTTTCATTTGACTAAAAGTATGTATAACCTATATATTCTTTAACAATATAACCAATGAATGATGCTGTAATTTATTCAAACATCGTGATATTtgtaatatcatttttatatatttagtatcaATATTATCAACATATAGTTATAagcttaataaatttttaacaattattTCTCAATCAGTGTGAGAAAAAAACTTGAAAATCTTTTCAAATGACTATATCTTAGAACTATGTCATCGTTTAATTTGACGCAATTTAGGAAAGTCGTTTCGTTCGTCATTTGTTATAAAATTTGGAACAATAATTGTGTGTATCACATCATATAtgaggatgatatagtttcaatctcataaacaaaacaaattttattcTATCAAGTTTacattttgttttataatattttatttattgtagaacgacatacaaaattaattattatattttaaaatcttgAGAAGGACatgaataatgtaattaaaatatgtatatgagatatcattcaaatatatatgtcaaagtatttgtcttattcaatatctcatctaatgttaggatcgagaaagagttaagaggggggggggggggtgaatgaactctttcgcaatttcttctttaaaatgtattttgaaccGTTTTTAGGCAGTCCGAAAAATTCCTTTCTCAAACGGTCGAAAGAGGTGAACCACTAAGGTTTGCGGAAGACGGTTCACTTTCTTTTGACAGATATTCCTTAAAGATTTGACAGTCTAAACAACAAGGATTTGAATAACAGATAGCATTTTGCACAAGACAAGAGACACagtatttttatggatgttcggagattgaatactcctacgtcaccccttcttcctttggtaggaaggattccactaaaagactttgactttacaattcgtttgtaacagcccaatccaatcaggacttattCCATTGCCTGAATTGGAActcctagtgatcactttacacttctggatttAAGAACTCTCAGTTCACCAGATTTCCAAACTTTTAATCAAATAACCGTAGGTTATTGATAGAACAGTAGTTTGTTTTGGTAGCACGAAAAGATCCTTAATGATCAAATATGTGACTGTGGAGCTGCGTGCAGAAGAGCGATAATGAAAATGTAAACTGTGAAGGCGCTCTAAAATCTCTGTGAAGGCAAGCTGAAAGACTTCTTTCAATCAGTGTTAGAGTTGTGTAGCTTGCCCGTTGATAGCTTGCATTCTTCTTAGATGATATAGCCGAATGATGTAACGGTCAAA contains:
- the LOC140830559 gene encoding transcription factor bHLH30-like isoform X2 produces the protein MPCISPVHIFNQVDDFSGSDIDPFHLHPPPSFGGFLNGRGSSLQFGYCGEVSDRRMRLISESVTQMVHPNSAPFGLQADLQKMNTREIMDAKALAASKSHSEAERRRRERINNHLAKLRSLLPNTIKTDKASLLAEVVEQVKELKRQTSLIQGATPVPSETDEIIIHNAPDKDGKLVIKASICCEDRSDLLPDLIKTLKSLRLRTVKAEITTLGGRVKNVLYITCEEDHQDSKNDSSGFEQHRQPLCVSSIQEALQAVMKCNGNGYGTSGSTVKGQRTNLNILEHRSL
- the LOC140830559 gene encoding transcription factor bHLH30-like isoform X3 produces the protein MQQENGTDAYTGVGGSTLAFAKLSQVMPCISPVHIFNQVSDRRMRLISESVTQMVHPNSAPFGLQADLQKMNTREIMDAKALAASKSHSEAERRRRERINNHLAKLRSLLPNTIKTDKASLLAEVVEQVKELKRQTSLIQGATPVPSETDEIIIHNAPDKDGKLVIKASICCEDRSDLLPDLIKTLKSLRLRTVKAEITTLGGRVKNVLYITCEEDHQDSKNDSSGFEQHRQPLCVSSIQEALQAVMKCNGNGYGTSGSTVKGQRTNLNILEHRSL
- the LOC140830559 gene encoding transcription factor bHLH30-like isoform X1 codes for the protein MQQENGTDAYTGVGGSTLAFAKLSQVMPCISPVHIFNQVDDFSGSDIDPFHLHPPPSFGGFLNGRGSSLQFGYCGEVSDRRMRLISESVTQMVHPNSAPFGLQADLQKMNTREIMDAKALAASKSHSEAERRRRERINNHLAKLRSLLPNTIKTDKASLLAEVVEQVKELKRQTSLIQGATPVPSETDEIIIHNAPDKDGKLVIKASICCEDRSDLLPDLIKTLKSLRLRTVKAEITTLGGRVKNVLYITCEEDHQDSKNDSSGFEQHRQPLCVSSIQEALQAVMKCNGNGYGTSGSTVKGQRTNLNILEHRSL